One window of Theropithecus gelada isolate Dixy chromosome 4, Tgel_1.0, whole genome shotgun sequence genomic DNA carries:
- the GPSM3 gene encoding G-protein-signaling modulator 3 isoform X2, with the protein MVSRAPLRMSKAGPLQTPPLGLGDLLLRPLLLQGPATQTELLLDLVAEAQSRRLEEQRATFFTPQNPPSRAPAPLRPLEDREQLYSTILSHQCQRMEAQRSEPPLPPGGQELLELLLRVQGGGRMEEQRSRPPTHTC; encoded by the exons ATGGTGAGCAG GGCCCCCCTCAGGATGAGCAAGGCTGGCCCCCTCCAAACTCCACCACTCGGCCTTGGCGATCTGCTCCTCCgtcccctcctcctccagggacCCGCCACACAG ACTGAGCTCCTTCTGGACCTGGTGGCTGAAGCCCAGTCCCGCCGCCTAGAGGAGCAGAGGGCCACCTTCTTCACCCCACAAAACCCCCCAAGCCGAGCCCCTGCCCCACTCCGTCCTCTTGAGGACAGAGAACAGCTTTACAGCACCATCCTCAGTCACCAG TGCCAGCGGATGGAAGCCCAGCGGTCAGAGCCTCCCCTCCCTCCAGGGGGGCAGGAGCTCCTGGAGTTGCTGCTGAGAGTTCAGGGTGGGGGTCGAATGGAGGAGCAAAGGTCCCGgccccccacacacacctgcTGA
- the GPSM3 gene encoding G-protein-signaling modulator 3 isoform X1: MEAERPQEEEDGEQGPPQDEQGWPPPNSTTRPWRSAPPSPPPPGTRHTALGPRSASLLSLQTELLLDLVAEAQSRRLEEQRATFFTPQNPPSRAPAPLRPLEDREQLYSTILSHQCQRMEAQRSEPPLPPGGQELLELLLRVQGGGRMEEQRSRPPTHTC; the protein is encoded by the exons ATGGAGGCTGAGAGACCCCAGGAAGAAGAGGATGGTGAGCAG GGCCCCCCTCAGGATGAGCAAGGCTGGCCCCCTCCAAACTCCACCACTCGGCCTTGGCGATCTGCTCCTCCgtcccctcctcctccagggacCCGCCACACAG CACTAGGACCCCGCTCGGCCTCCCTGCTCTCCCTGCAGACTGAGCTCCTTCTGGACCTGGTGGCTGAAGCCCAGTCCCGCCGCCTAGAGGAGCAGAGGGCCACCTTCTTCACCCCACAAAACCCCCCAAGCCGAGCCCCTGCCCCACTCCGTCCTCTTGAGGACAGAGAACAGCTTTACAGCACCATCCTCAGTCACCAG TGCCAGCGGATGGAAGCCCAGCGGTCAGAGCCTCCCCTCCCTCCAGGGGGGCAGGAGCTCCTGGAGTTGCTGCTGAGAGTTCAGGGTGGGGGTCGAATGGAGGAGCAAAGGTCCCGgccccccacacacacctgcTGA